A section of the Thermocladium sp. ECH_B genome encodes:
- a CDS encoding nucleotide pyrophosphohydrolase: MSVTDSTTNLEYLKERVREFCEARDWDQFHNPKDLAIGVVTEAAELLEIFRFRSEAESEELMRNPEAREEAAMEMADVLFMLLRFAQKYGFDLAQSLLRKLEINEARYPIEKAKGRNIKYNKL; encoded by the coding sequence ATGAGCGTCACCGATTCAACAACTAATTTGGAGTACTTAAAGGAGAGGGTGCGGGAATTCTGTGAAGCCAGGGATTGGGATCAATTTCATAACCCGAAGGACCTGGCAATAGGAGTAGTGACTGAGGCGGCGGAGCTCCTTGAAATATTCAGGTTCAGGAGCGAGGCGGAGAGCGAGGAATTAATGAGGAACCCGGAGGCAAGGGAGGAGGCGGCAATGGAGATGGCTGACGTCCTCTTCATGCTGCTTAGGTTCGCGCAGAAATATGGCTTTGACCTGGCTCAATCCCTCCTCAGGAAACTAGAGATAAATGAGGCGAGGTACCCCATTGAGAAGGCGAAGGGAAGAAACATTAAATATAATAAATTATGA
- a CDS encoding dehydrogenase: MVIACPRDCYDTCIFDRNYRPLPMFPVNGFTCARGRADLRRNRVNRVEAPMIDGREATLEEALDALARLVRETARRDPSRIIHVDYDGNQGLLTWYYPARLWNALGASQTDYSICSAEGHAAIAAHYGTSFGALPSEFQRYDAAVLWGVPASVSFIHGWVALRNAYKVVIDVRMSDAARKADEAIIVRPGSDVYLAIGVIKELFRMGSVTGDVDGLPELRGFVEKYSDEEISEYTGLRWSSVKRLAEYYSQRRPLTLIGFALGRTRNGGDAIGLISLIPALLGMERGFYYSNSLGWGIDFNYLRGLHIARPGRVIGMAEVAYEAGEGAFDLMFVWNSNPIHSLPGADRLREAVEEGRLTLVVHDPYWSETARLANIVIPAPTFLEKMDVVYSYWHEYLVLNEPIQDPMGIPETMLVKEVGKRVLGDHPLIIEEPLQAVDVAIRGTGVTVAELMEKKIAPIRNRPRPRKPSAHPLPSPSPPGRDLILVFTSHPLYTNSQFKEVYGSPEPILYTHDIEGIVEVESKYGRARVRAVKDEGTPSGVAWMTKSALMDLDGRPINSLIGPEKGKYGGTPLLNGVAVKIIEKKHGGAPAGI, translated from the coding sequence ATGGTCATAGCTTGCCCCCGCGACTGCTACGATACCTGCATATTTGACCGCAATTATCGGCCGCTCCCAATGTTCCCAGTGAATGGATTCACGTGCGCCAGGGGCAGGGCCGATCTACGGAGAAATAGGGTGAATAGGGTGGAGGCGCCCATGATAGATGGGCGAGAAGCCACCCTCGAGGAGGCCCTAGATGCATTGGCTCGCCTAGTGAGGGAAACGGCGAGGCGTGACCCCTCCAGGATAATTCACGTGGATTACGACGGTAATCAAGGACTCCTCACTTGGTACTACCCAGCGAGGCTCTGGAATGCGTTAGGGGCGTCCCAAACCGATTACTCTATATGCAGCGCGGAGGGGCATGCCGCCATTGCCGCCCACTACGGCACTAGCTTCGGCGCATTGCCGAGCGAGTTCCAACGATATGATGCGGCGGTTCTATGGGGAGTGCCGGCCAGCGTCAGCTTCATTCATGGCTGGGTCGCGCTCAGGAATGCATATAAGGTAGTCATCGATGTGAGGATGAGCGATGCGGCTAGGAAGGCCGATGAAGCGATAATTGTGCGTCCAGGCAGTGATGTGTACCTAGCCATTGGGGTAATCAAGGAGTTATTCAGGATGGGGAGCGTCACGGGGGATGTAGATGGATTGCCCGAGTTAAGGGGATTCGTGGAGAAGTACAGTGATGAGGAGATAAGCGAGTACACGGGCCTCAGGTGGAGCAGTGTTAAGCGGTTGGCGGAGTACTACTCCCAGCGCCGCCCCCTCACATTAATAGGCTTTGCCCTGGGGAGGACTAGGAATGGTGGAGACGCTATTGGCTTGATATCCCTTATCCCGGCGCTCCTGGGCATGGAGCGTGGATTCTATTACTCCAACTCGCTGGGTTGGGGCATTGACTTCAATTACCTGAGGGGGCTACATATCGCTCGCCCCGGGAGGGTGATTGGGATGGCTGAAGTGGCGTATGAGGCTGGGGAGGGGGCCTTTGACTTAATGTTCGTGTGGAACTCTAACCCAATCCACTCGCTCCCGGGCGCCGATAGGTTGAGGGAGGCAGTGGAGGAGGGGAGATTAACCCTCGTGGTTCACGACCCGTATTGGAGCGAGACGGCTAGGCTGGCTAACATAGTGATCCCGGCCCCCACTTTCCTGGAGAAAATGGATGTGGTGTATAGTTATTGGCATGAGTACTTAGTCCTCAATGAACCAATTCAGGACCCCATGGGGATCCCGGAGACAATGCTCGTGAAGGAGGTGGGGAAGCGAGTCCTCGGCGATCACCCCCTCATAATCGAGGAGCCGCTGCAGGCAGTTGATGTGGCGATAAGGGGCACTGGAGTGACGGTGGCTGAATTAATGGAGAAGAAGATAGCGCCAATAAGGAATAGGCCGAGGCCCAGGAAGCCCAGCGCACACCCCCTGCCGAGTCCCTCGCCTCCAGGGAGGGACTTGATTCTGGTCTTCACGTCACACCCCCTCTACACTAATAGCCAATTCAAGGAGGTTTACGGCTCCCCCGAGCCCATACTATACACGCATGACATTGAGGGAATAGTTGAGGTGGAGTCCAAGTATGGCAGAGCCAGGGTTAGGGCCGTTAAGGATGAGGGAACCCCAAGCGGCGTGGCTTGGATGACTAAGAGCGCCTTAATGGACTTAGATGGGAGACCCATTAATTCCCTCATTGGTCCAGAGAAGGGTAAGTATGGAGGCACGCCGCTCCTTAATGGGGTCGCGGTAAAGATAATCGAGAAGAAGCATGGTGGAGCCCCGGCCGGGATTTGA
- a CDS encoding glycosyl transferase family 1 produces the protein MTIVSVTPEIALDEGFTYAGGLGVLEGDKFYAMARRGIDYVVITLLYREGYVDYSFSDELMPRPQPQPKEFLEKLVKVDSAGIRLRHRRVLIDFMEYRVGKARVVFIDPTSPMWAANLVDRVYIEKSLEDKFAKYVLLAKGAAEYITRIIGINNVEIIDLQEAYTALLPLVLRLEPRKYRLIIHTPGPWGHPSFPREFFEDEFGYSFISNPVILTELGLSMTGGGVVVSXKMMDVVSKVIPHHMHKVTYITNGVDEERWIHPAIAGARGIEELAAAKARAREELLGVITRYKQVNAGDRPIIAWNRRITKYKRPEFILDFIEEEQPRDAVFVLAGKAHPDDSYGLEVMRRMKQAALNYENVVFMPDYGIQLAKPIVAGSSVMVFTPFPGWEASGTSFMKGGLNATPALSSRDGAAVELIKDGENGWLFGSDVRELIDIGIDARARDINEKEYEDFVGKLKAIIKMYHDDKAGFLKVMMNARNSFIKSAPITNALAKYYPGKL, from the coding sequence ATGACTATTGTAAGCGTTACCCCGGAGATAGCGCTGGATGAGGGATTCACGTATGCTGGAGGCCTAGGCGTGCTCGAGGGGGATAAATTCTATGCAATGGCGAGGCGAGGAATCGATTACGTGGTAATAACGCTTCTCTATAGGGAGGGCTACGTTGATTACTCATTCAGCGACGAGTTAATGCCGAGGCCGCAGCCCCAGCCCAAGGAGTTCCTGGAGAAGCTGGTCAAGGTGGATAGCGCCGGCATTAGGCTTAGGCATAGGAGGGTTCTCATCGATTTCATGGAGTATAGGGTGGGCAAGGCGAGGGTCGTCTTCATTGATCCAACGTCACCCATGTGGGCGGCGAACCTCGTGGATAGGGTCTATATTGAGAAGAGCCTTGAGGATAAGTTCGCCAAGTACGTCCTCCTGGCCAAGGGGGCTGCGGAGTACATAACCAGAATCATCGGCATCAATAATGTGGAGATAATTGATTTACAGGAGGCGTACACCGCGCTTCTCCCCCTCGTGCTTAGGCTTGAGCCGCGGAAGTATAGGCTCATAATTCACACGCCGGGCCCCTGGGGCCACCCCTCCTTCCCGAGGGAATTCTTCGAGGATGAATTCGGCTACTCCTTCATCTCTAACCCAGTCATACTGACGGAGCTGGGGCTCAGCATGACTGGCGGAGGCGTCGTGGTTTCGGNGAAAATGATGGACGTGGTGAGCAAGGTGATTCCGCACCACATGCATAAGGTCACCTACATAACTAATGGAGTGGATGAGGAGCGGTGGATTCATCCGGCAATAGCCGGGGCTAGGGGCATTGAGGAATTGGCGGCGGCTAAGGCCAGGGCCAGGGAGGAGTTGTTGGGCGTAATCACTAGGTATAAGCAGGTAAATGCGGGGGATAGGCCCATAATTGCCTGGAATAGGAGGATCACCAAATATAAGAGGCCGGAATTCATTCTGGACTTTATAGAGGAGGAACAGCCGCGGGACGCCGTCTTCGTGCTCGCGGGGAAGGCTCACCCCGATGACTCATATGGGCTCGAGGTGATGAGGCGAATGAAGCAGGCCGCCCTTAATTACGAGAACGTCGTATTCATGCCTGACTACGGGATTCAATTAGCGAAGCCNATAGTGGCCGGCTCCTCCGTAATGGTGTTCACGCCGTTCCCAGGCTGGGAGGCATCCGGCACATCCTTCATGAAGGGCGGGCTAAACGCCACTCCTGCCCTATCATCCAGGGATGGGGCCGCGGTGGAGTTGATAAAGGATGGAGAGAATGGTTGGCTCTTCGGAAGCGACGTGAGGGAATTAATAGATATAGGCATCGACGCCAGGGCCAGGGATATCAATGAGAAGGAGTACGAGGATTTCGTGGGCAAATTAAAGGCGATCATCAAGATGTATCACGACGATAAGGCCGGGTTCCTTAAGGTAATGATGAATGCGAGAAATAGCTTCATCAAGAGCGCCCCAATAACCAATGCATTAGCCAAGTACTACCCGGGCAAGCTATGA